In Acipenser ruthenus chromosome 15, fAciRut3.2 maternal haplotype, whole genome shotgun sequence, a genomic segment contains:
- the LOC117421864 gene encoding delta-like protein 4: protein MAACFILSIALGLTFFTQVSGSGVFELKVQEFLNENRLLANGNSCKPDCRTFFRVCLKHYQSVVLPGDCTFGSVVTPVLGSNSFQLIDADSSSSPIRMSFDFRWPGSFSLIIESWYAAFADLPVDTTNPDLLISFFATQRNLAVGEEWSQAEQTGKETKLRYSYRVICNEKYYGESCSKKCTPRNDLFGHYICDTDGQLSCLPGWKGEYCEEPICLEGCSKSNGNCSSPGECVCRAGWQGQFCDECVRHPGCKHGTCQLSWQCNCEEGWGGLFCDQDLNYCTHHRPCLNGATCMNTGQGSYTCTCRPGYSGVNCELEVSECDSNPCRNGGSCTDLENGYKCTCPQGFEGSHCEHSSLTCADSPCFNHGICSEKDHGRSYICSCPRGFTGLNCEKKEDKCTSNPCANGGQCVDLGHSRNCRCRPGFTGQRCEININECASKPCSNGGTCIDNINDYKCRCAPGYSGRNCEIKTRDECASNICSNGGTCQSSTYGSSFYCKCPNGFTGSRCEFYTVSVPDSRDQTFPWVAISLAVGLVALLMLLCIIVVVLRHIRRQRDLEEQDSETMNNLSNFQKDNLIPASQLKNTNKKVDLEVDCEVEKSNYKHKNYHLDYNLVKDFKDDMSQEDKCHNCDKLCQEEKIPLRMHSEKPECRISTICSPRDSMYQSVFVIAEERNECVIATEV, encoded by the exons ATGGCAGCTTGCTTCATTTTGAGCATCGCACTCGGGTTGACGTTTTTTACGCAG GTATCGGGATCGGGAGTATTCGAGTTGAAGGTTCAAGAGTTTCTGAATGAAAATCGTTTGCTGGCTAATGGGAATTCGTGCAAACCCGACTGCAGGACTTTCTTTCGGGTTTGTCTGAAGCACTATCAGTCGGTTGTATTACCAGGTGACTGTACCTTCGGCAGCGTTGTTACCCCGGTGCTGGGAAGCAATTCATTCCAGCTCATCGATGCAGACAGTTCAAGCAGCCCTATAAGAATGTCCTTCGACTTCAGATGGCCG GGGTCGTTTTCTTTAATCATTGAATCCTGGTATGCTGCCTTTGCCGACCTACCTGTAG ACACAACCAACCCTGACTTATTGATTAGCTTTTTTGCGACCCAAAGAAATTTGGCTGTAGGGGAGGAATGGTCTCAGGCTGAGCAGACTGGCAAGGAGACGAAGCTAAGGTATTCTTACCGGGTCATCTGCAATGAAAAATACTACGGCGAAAGTTGTTCCAAAAAATGCACGCCCAGGAACGACCTTTTTGGCCACTACATCTGCGACACTGATGGGCAATTATCCTGTCTCCCCGGCTGGAAGGGAGAATACTGCGAAGAAC CTATCTGTCTTGAAGGATGCAGCAAAAGCAATGGAAACTGTTCCAGTCCGGGAGAATGCGT GTGTCGGGCAGGCTGGCAGGGCCAGTTCTGTGATGAGTGTGTCCgtcatccaggctgtaaacatgGCACATGCCAGTTATCCTGGCAGTGTAACTGTGAAGAAGGCTGGGGAGGACTGTTCTGTGACCAGG ATCTTAACTACTGTACTCATCACAGGCCATGCTTGAATGGTGCAACTTGTATGAACACTGGCCAGGGCAGCTACACCTGCACCTGCAGACCGGGCTACTCAGGTGTGAACTGTGAACTGGAGGTCAGCGAGTGTGACAGCAACCCTTGCAGGAACGGAGGCAGCTGCACG GATCTTGAAAATGGTTACAAATGTACTTGCCCTCAAGGGTTTGAAGGGTCTCATTGTGAACACAGCTCCTTAACCTGTGCCGATTCCCCTTGTTTTAACCACGGTATCTGCTCTGAAAAAGACCACGGAAGAAGCTATATTTGTAGTTGCCCTCGTGGCTTCACTGGTTTAAACTGTGAGAAGAAAGAGGAcaagtgcaccagcaacccctgtgcaAACG gtGGGCAGTGTGTCGACCTTGGCCACAGCAGGAATTGTCGTTGCCGCCCTGGGTTCACTGGCCAGCGGTGTGAGATCAACATCAACGAGTGCGCGAGTAAACCCTGCAGCAACGGGGGCACTTGCATCGACAACATCAACGACTACAAATGCAGGTGTGCTCCTGGCTACAGTGGCAGAAACTGTGAGATCAAGACGAGAGACGAATGTGCTTCCAACATATGTAGCAATGGGGGGACCTGTCAGAGTAGCACCTATGGCAGCAGCTTTTATTGCAAGTGTCCAAATGGCTTCACAGGTAGCCGCTGTGAATTCTACACTGTGTCTGTGCCAGACTCCAGAGATCAGACCTTTCCCTGGGTGGCGATTTCATTGGCTGTGGGTCTGGTTGCCCTGCTAATGTTGCTCTGCATCATTGTGGTCGTCCTGAGGCACATACGGAGACAGAGGGACTTGGAGGAACAGGACTCGGAAACCATGAACAACTTGTCGAATTTCCAGAAAGACAACTTGATCCCAGCATCACAGCTtaaaaacaccaacaaaaaaGTGGACTTGGAAGTGGACTGTGAGGTCGAAAAATCGAACTATAAACACAAAAACTACCACTTGGACTACAATTTAGTTAAAGACTTCAAAGACGATATGTCACAAGAGGATAAATGTCATAATTGTGACAAATTGTGTCAGGAAGAAAAGATACCATTAAGAATGCACAG TGAAAAGCCGGAGTGTAGGATATCAACGATATGCTCCCCAAGGGATTCCATGTACCAGTCTGTGTTTGTAATAGCAGAGGAGAGGAACGAGTGTGTCATAGCAACTGAG GTTTAA